TATCGATTTCGGCATCACCGCGTGCCGCCGCAGCGTCCCGCATGCGCAGCGGATGATCGACTATCTGGAGGAAGCGCTGGTCGAACTGGAAGCGGCGGCGGGGATCAAGACGGGGAAGAAATAGCCGACGGCTATTATTCCGCCTCGCCGCTCTCCAGATCGCGCGCTACCTTCGGATCGCGCAGCAATGCATCGATATGGCTCGCCTCGTCGAAGCTTTCGTCGGCGAGGAATTTGAGCTTCGCGGCATATTTCATGCGGATGCGATGCGCGACCTCGCGCTGCAGATAGGCGGTGTTGGTGCGCAGCGCCTTGAGCACCGCCGCCTCGTCCTTGCCGAGCAACGGTTTCACGAACACCGTCGCGTGACGGAGGTCGGGCGACATGCGCACCTCGGTCACGCTGACCGGATGCGTGGCCAGCACGTCGTCGTGCACGTCGCCGCGCGCGAGGATTTCGCTCAGTACATGACGCACCTGTTCGCCGACGCGCAGCACGCGAACCGACGGGCCTTGGGGTTGTTCCTTATGCCGCATCGAAACCTCCATGTTTCCCCGCGAAGGCGGGGACCCAGAGCGTCAGGGCGCCAAGGTTGGATATAAATCGTTCCACAGCGGATTCATCTCTTCAATTGCGCGCAGTTTCCAGACGCGATTCCATTTCTTCATACGCAGTTCGTGGGCGCGGGCATCCTGGATATCCTCGAATGCCATATACCAGACCAGCAGCTTGCAACCATAGTCGCGGGTGAAGCCGCCACGACACCGCTGCGATGCTCCCATGCGCGTTTCGCGAGATTGCTCGTCACGCCAATGTAGATGGTGCCGTTACGGGCGCTGGCCATGATGTAGACATAGCCCGGCCTTGTGCCGATCCGTTGTGGCTCCGTGCCGCTTTGTGTCCCCGCCTTCGCCGGGACACAAAGGGCTTACAGCGTCCGTTCGCGCAGCTCGACCTCGAAGACTTCGAGGTGGTCGCCCGGCTTGATATCGTTGGTATCGGCCAGCACGACACCGCATTCGAGACCGGCGCGCACTTCGGCGACGTCGTCCTTGAAACGGCGCAGCGACGCGATCGTCGTCGCCGAGACGATGACGTCGTCGCGCGTGAGGCGTGCGTGGAGGCCCTTGCGGATCGACCCTTCGAGCACGAGCAGGCCGGCGGCCTTGTCGCGCTTGCCGGCGGGGAAGACATCCTTGACCTCGGCGCGGCCGACGACATTCTCGATGCGTTCGGGACCCAGCTCGCCCGCCATCTCTTTGCGGACCTCGTCGGTCAGATGATAGATGACGTCATGATACATGAAGCGCACTTTCTCGCGCTTCGCGATATCGCGCGCCTTGGCGTTGGGGCGGACGTTGAAGCCGATGATCGGGGCTCCCGTCGCCGCCGCGAGCGTCACATCGCCTTCGGTGATGGCTCCGGCGCCCGACTGGAGCACGCGAACCTTGATCTCGTCGGTCGATATCCTGTTGAGCGCATTGACGATCGCCTCAACGCTGCCCTGCACGTCGCCCTTGATCACCACCGGATACTGGATGACATTCGCCTTGTCCGCGAGCGCCTCGAACATGCCCTCCAGGCTGACGGGCGCCTGCACCGTGCGCTTGCGCGTCGCCTGCTCCTGGCGGTATGCCGCGACTTCGCGGGCACGCGCCTCATTCTCGACGACGGTCAGCGTGTCGCCCGCCATCGGGACGCCGCCAAGGCCGAGGACCTCGACCGGCATCGACGGACCGGCTTCCTTGATCTGTTTGCCATGATCGTCGATGAGCGCGCGGACGCGGCCGCTTTCGGCGCCGCAGACGAAGATGTCACCGACCTTCAAGGTACCGCGGCGAACGAGGATCGTCGCCACCGGGCCGCGGCCCTTGTCGAGCTTCGCCTCGATCACCGTGCCTTCGGCGGCGCGATCGGGGTTCGCCTTCAGCTCCATGATTTCGGCCTGCACCGCGATCGCGTCGAGCAATTTGTCGAGACCGGTCTTCTTCAGCGCCGACACTTCGACATTCTGGACGTCGCCGCCCATTTCCTCGACCACCAGCTCATGTTCGAGCAGGCGTTCGCGGACGCGCTGCGGGTTGGCACCTTCCTTGTCGACCTTGTTGATCGCGACGATGATCGGCACGCCGGCCGCCTTCGCATGGTTGATCGCCTCGATCGACTGCGGTTTCAGCCCATCGTCGGCCGCCACCACGAGGATGACGATGTCGGTGACGTTCGCGCCGCGCTGGCGCATCTCGGTAAACGCTTCATGGCCCGGCGTATCGAGGAAGGTGATGACGCTGCCGTCCTTCGCCTTTACCTGATAGGCGCCGATATGCTGTGTGATGCCGCCGGCTTCGCCCGCCTGCACATTCGCGCCGCGCAGCGCGTCGAGCAGGCTGGTCTTGCCGTGATCGACATGGCCCATGATCGTGACGACCGGTGCGCGCGGCTTGAGCTGCGCGGCATCGTCGACATCCTCGTCGTGGCGAATGTCGATATCGGCTTCGCTGACGCGCTTGATCTCGTGCCCGAACTCGGTGACAAGCAGTTCGGCGGTATCCTGATCGATCGCCTGATTGATCGTGACCGGGCTGCCCATCTTGAACAGCGCCTTGACCAGATCGCTGCCCTTTTCGGCCATGCGGTTGGCGAGTTCCTGTACCGTGATCGATTCGGGAACGACGACTTCGCGGACCTGCTTCTCGCGCGGACCCGACGAGGTCATGTGCGAGCGCTTTTCCTTTTCGCGGGCGCGTTTCAGCGCCGCGAGGCTGCGCGCGCGAGCGCCCTCGTCCTCGTTGAGCGCGCGCGTGACGGTGAGCTTGCCCGACTGGCGGCGATTGTCAGTGCCGCGGTTCGCCTTGGGCTCGGGGCGCTTGGGTTCGGGGCGCTTGGGCGCCTCGACCGGCGTGAAGCGGCGCGGCGCGGGGGCGGCGCTGGTGGTCGCAGGACGCGGCGCAGCCTCGGCCTGCGGCTCGGCGGCTGCGGCGGGGACTTCGGGTGCGGCCGGTTCGGCAGCAGCCGGCGCCGGAGCGGGTTCGTCCGCCTTGGCGGCCGCCTGTTCGACACGCGCTTCGGCCCGCGCCTTTTCTTCCTCGGCAGCGCGCGCGCGCGCCGCTTCGTCGCGGCGGCGATTTTCCTCGAGCGCCGCCATGCGGGCCTCTTCCGCTTCGCGGAGCAACTGCGCCTGGCGTTCCTGACGCGACATCAGGCTGTCGGACTCGGTCGCGCGCGGCGCCGCAGGCTTGGGAGCCGGGGCGGGGGCCGGAGCGGGGGCCGGAGCGGCCTGAACCTCTTCGGCCTCGGGCGCCGGAGCGGCTTCGCCCGGACGACCGAGCACGCGGCGGCGCTTCACCTCGACCACCACCGTGTTGCGGCGTCCGTGGCTGAACTGCTGCTGCACCTGCCCGGCCTCGACCGTCCGCTTCAGCCCCAGAGGCTTGCGGGTAAGGGTCGGCTTGTCCTGTTCGTCACTCATCGAAAACCATCATTCCTTCAAAACGCGTCCGAAGCGGCGGTGCCAGCTGGCGCCGCCCCTGTTTTTTCCTCGCCGGCGGGCGGCGGGGCAAGCGGATCGGAATCGCGGTTGGCCGCGTCCCTACTCCATCCTGTGAAAAACTGCCAGCGGCTCAAATGCGCCAGCACCCGGTCCGCCGCGCGGGCGTCCGTGATCGCCAGATGCACCGCATTCTCGCGGCCCAATGCCATAGATAGGGTGTGCCGGTCCACCGGCAAGACCCGGCCCTCGCGGCCCGAGCCCTCGTCGTCCTCGCCGACGCGCCATGCCTGCGCCAGTTTCTTGCGGCCATCCTCGCCCGCGTCGCTGGCGTGGAGCAACAGCCGGACCTGTCCGCGCCGCGCCGCCTGTTCGATCTTTTCATTGCCGCTGATCAGCGTTCCCGAACGGGATTCGAGACCCAGCCGGTCGAGCGTCGCGCGCCGAAGCTGTGCCTCGATCCGGTCGCCCAGATCGTCGGGGATGGTGAACTGACCCTCATGCAGAGCGCGCGCCAGCCCGCCTTTCAGCTTGCCCTTCGCCTGCGCGGTTTCAAGGTCGGCGCGCGAAACGCCGATCCACGCGCCGCGTCCCGGCGCCTTGCCATGCACGTCGGGCGCGATGCTGCCGTCGGGGCCGAGCGCCAGGCGCACGAGCTGCTCCGCCGGCGAAACCTCGCCGGTGACGACGCAGCGCCGCTCGGGCACATGCTGGCCGCGCCCCTTTGCGCGGTCGGTTTCGGTCAGCTGATCATTGCGCGGGGTCCGCATC
The Sphingopyxis macrogoltabida genome window above contains:
- the rbfA gene encoding 30S ribosome-binding factor RbfA, with amino-acid sequence MRHKEQPQGPSVRVLRVGEQVRHVLSEILARGDVHDDVLATHPVSVTEVRMSPDLRHATVFVKPLLGKDEAAVLKALRTNTAYLQREVAHRIRMKYAAKLKFLADESFDEASHIDALLRDPKVARDLESGEAE
- the infB gene encoding translation initiation factor IF-2; protein product: MSDEQDKPTLTRKPLGLKRTVEAGQVQQQFSHGRRNTVVVEVKRRRVLGRPGEAAPAPEAEEVQAAPAPAPAPAPAPKPAAPRATESDSLMSRQERQAQLLREAEEARMAALEENRRRDEAARARAAEEEKARAEARVEQAAAKADEPAPAPAAAEPAAPEVPAAAAEPQAEAAPRPATTSAAPAPRRFTPVEAPKRPEPKRPEPKANRGTDNRRQSGKLTVTRALNEDEGARARSLAALKRAREKEKRSHMTSSGPREKQVREVVVPESITVQELANRMAEKGSDLVKALFKMGSPVTINQAIDQDTAELLVTEFGHEIKRVSEADIDIRHDEDVDDAAQLKPRAPVVTIMGHVDHGKTSLLDALRGANVQAGEAGGITQHIGAYQVKAKDGSVITFLDTPGHEAFTEMRQRGANVTDIVILVVAADDGLKPQSIEAINHAKAAGVPIIVAINKVDKEGANPQRVRERLLEHELVVEEMGGDVQNVEVSALKKTGLDKLLDAIAVQAEIMELKANPDRAAEGTVIEAKLDKGRGPVATILVRRGTLKVGDIFVCGAESGRVRALIDDHGKQIKEAGPSMPVEVLGLGGVPMAGDTLTVVENEARAREVAAYRQEQATRKRTVQAPVSLEGMFEALADKANVIQYPVVIKGDVQGSVEAIVNALNRISTDEIKVRVLQSGAGAITEGDVTLAAATGAPIIGFNVRPNAKARDIAKREKVRFMYHDVIYHLTDEVRKEMAGELGPERIENVVGRAEVKDVFPAGKRDKAAGLLVLEGSIRKGLHARLTRDDVIVSATTIASLRRFKDDVAEVRAGLECGVVLADTNDIKPGDHLEVFEVELRERTL
- a CDS encoding DUF448 domain-containing protein, which translates into the protein MRTPRNDQLTETDRAKGRGQHVPERRCVVTGEVSPAEQLVRLALGPDGSIAPDVHGKAPGRGAWIGVSRADLETAQAKGKLKGGLARALHEGQFTIPDDLGDRIEAQLRRATLDRLGLESRSGTLISGNEKIEQAARRGQVRLLLHASDAGEDGRKKLAQAWRVGEDDEGSGREGRVLPVDRHTLSMALGRENAVHLAITDARAADRVLAHLSRWQFFTGWSRDAANRDSDPLAPPPAGEEKTGAAPAGTAASDAF